From a region of the Pseudanabaena sp. BC1403 genome:
- a CDS encoding type II toxin-antitoxin system ParD family antitoxin — protein sequence MSGLGLSIPKVREPENLKIVVGMLSPYGCLQCLQHSHLTTNPNTRYEDIIDITITPTKPMPITLQSEQEQFIQTQLATGRYTSATEVIAEALQLLAKRNHYDRWVEEVRNKIDIAAAELDRGEGVDGETAINQLRARLRRA from the coding sequence TTGTCAGGGCTTGGGCTGAGCATTCCCAAAGTAAGGGAACCTGAGAATTTAAAAATTGTCGTGGGAATGCTCAGCCCCTACGGATGTCTACAATGTCTACAGCACAGTCATCTCACCACTAATCCCAACACTAGATATGAAGATATAATCGATATAACCATCACACCAACTAAACCTATGCCTATCACCCTCCAATCCGAACAAGAGCAATTCATTCAAACCCAGCTTGCCACAGGACGCTACACCAGCGCCACTGAAGTAATTGCCGAAGCATTGCAACTTCTGGCAAAACGTAACCATTACGATCGCTGGGTCGAAGAAGTCCGCAACAAAATCGACATAGCCGCCGCAGAACTCGATCGCGGAGAAGGCGTTGATGGCGAAACAGCTATTAATCAGCTCAGAGCAAGACTTCGCAGAGCCTAA